Proteins encoded within one genomic window of Triticum aestivum cultivar Chinese Spring chromosome 2D, IWGSC CS RefSeq v2.1, whole genome shotgun sequence:
- the LOC123054724 gene encoding anthocyanidin reductase ((2S)-flavan-3-ol-forming) — protein sequence MASAAGDRTRRKTACVTGGNGYIASALVKMLLEKGYAVKTTVRNPDDMEKNSHLKDLQALGPLEILRADLDQEGSFDGAVAGCDYAFLVAAPVNLYAENPEKDVIEPAVHGTLNVMRSCVRAGTVRRVVLTSSAAAVSSRPLQGDGHVLDEESWSDVEFLRSRKNGTWPYPVSKVLLEKAASAFALEHGISLVTVCPVVTVGAVPAAKVNTSVPDILSLLSGEDARFSKLELIEKATGSIPMVHVDDLCRAELFLAEEEAASGRYNCGSVNTTVVGLARFLAAKYPQYNVKTDRFAGLTEKPRVCISSAKLVGEGFEFMYKTLDEIYDDVVEYGRALGILPC from the exons ATGGCGTCGGCGGCGGGCGACAggacgaggaggaagacggcgtGCGTCACCGGAGGGAACGGGTACATCGCCTCCGCGCTCGTCAAGATGCTGCTGGAGAAGGGCTACGCCGTGAAGACCACCGTCAGAAACCCCG ATGACATGGAGAAGAACTCGCATCTCAAGGACCTGCAGGCGCTCGGCCCCTTGGAGATCCTCCGTGCCGACCTCGACCAAGAGGGCAGCTTCGATGGCGCCGTCGCCGGCTGCGACTACGCCTTCCTCGTCGCCGCCCCGGTGAACCTCTACGCAGAGAACCCTGAG AAAGACGTGATCGAGCCGGCCGTGCACGGGACCCTGAACGTGATGAGGTCGTGCGTGAGAGCGGGCACGGTGAGGCGCGTCGTCCTCACATCGTCGGCGGCCGCGGTCTCCAGCCGGCCGCTGCAAGGCGACGGCCATGTCCTGGACGAGGAGTCCTGGTCGGATGTCGAGTTCCTTAGATCGAGAAAGAACGGGACTTGG CCGTACCCTGTTTCCAAGGTGCTTCTGGAGAAGGCGGCGAGCGCGTTCGCGCTGGAGCACGGCATCAGCCTGGTCACCGTGTGCCCCGTCGTCACCGTGGGCGCGGTGCCGGCGGCCAAGGTCAACACCAGCGTGCCCGACATCCTCTCCCTGCTCTCCG GCGAGGATGCGAGGTTCAGCAAACTTGAATTGATCGAGAAGGCGACCGGCTCGATCCCGATGGTCCACGTCGACGACCTCTGCCGCGCCGAGCTGTTCCTcgccgaggaggaggcggcgtcggggcggtacAACTGCGGCAGCGTCAACACCACCGTCGTGGGGCTCGCCCGCTTCCTGGCGGCCAAGTATCCGCAGTACAACGTCAAGACCGACCG GTTCGCCGGTCTCACCGAGAAGCCGAGAGTCTGCATTTCGTCGGCGAAGCTCGTCGGGGAAGGGTTTGAGTTCATGTATAAGACTCTGGACGAGATATACGACGACGTCGTTGAGTACGGAAGGGCCTTGGGAATCCTTCCGTGCTAG
- the LOC123054723 gene encoding anthocyanidin reductase ((2S)-flavan-3-ol-forming) has protein sequence MAAAAGDGATRRKTACVTGGSGYIASALIKMLLEKGYAVKTTVRNPDDAEKNAHLRALAALGPLEVFRADLSEEGSFDHAVAGCDYAFLVAAPVALLPENPEKDVIEPAVNGTLNVMRSCVRAGTVTRVVLTSSVAAVSSRPLEGDGHVLDEESWSDVEFLRSTKTGPWAYSVSKVLVEKAACAFAEENGVSLVTVCPAVTVGEAPAANDLTSVGTILSLLSGDDAYAGALEHIERATGSIPILHVDDLCRAEIFVAEEEAASGRYIVCGLNPTVVEIARFLAAKYPQYKVNTDRFRELREKPRVCISSAKLVKEGFEYKYKSVEEIYDSVVEYGRALGILPY, from the exons atggcggcggcggcaggcgatgGGGCGACGAGGCGGAAGACGGCGTGCGTCACCGGCGGCAGCGGGTACATCGCGTCGGCGCTCATCAAGATGCTGCTGGAGAAGGGCTACGCCGTCAAGACCACCGTCAGAAACCCCG ATGACGCGGAGAAGAACGCGCATCTCAGGGCCTTGGCGGCGCTCGGCCCCTTGGAGGTCTTCCGCGCCGATCTGAGCGAAGAGGGCAGCTTCGACCACGCCGTCGCCGGCTGCGACTACGCCTTCCTCGTCGCCGCTCCGGTGGCCCTCTTGCCGGAGAACCCTGAG AAAGACGTGATCGAGCCGGCCGTCAACGGGACCCTCAACGTGATGAGGTCGTGCGTGAGAGCGGGGACGGTGACGCGAGTGGTCCTCAcatcgtcggtggcggcggtgtcCAGCCGGCCGCTGGAAGGCGACGGCCACGTCCTTGACGAGGAATCCTGGTCCGACGTGGAATTCCTCAGATCAACAAAGACCGGTCCTTGG GCGTACTCTGTCTCGAAGGTGCTGGTGGAGAAGGCGGCGTGCGCGTTCGCGGAGGAGAACGGCGTCAGCCTGGTCACCGTGTGCCCTGCCGTGACTGTTGGCGAGGCACCGGCGGCGAACGACCTCACCAGCGTCGGCACCATCCTCTCCCTGCTATCAG GGGATGATGCGTATGCCGGCGCCCTGGAACACATCGAGAGGGCGACGGGCTCCATCCCAATTCTGCACGTCGACGACCTCTGCCGAGCGGAGATATTCGTCGCGGAGGAGGAGGCCGCGTCGGGGCGGTACATCGTCTGCGGCCTCAACCCCACCGTCGTCGAGATTGCCCGCTTCTTGGCTGCCAAGTACCCGCAGTACAAGGTCAATACAGATAG GTTCAGAGAACTCCGCGAGAAGCCGAGAGTGTGCATTTCGTCGGCGAAGCTCGTCAAGGAAGGGTTTGAGTACAAGTACAAGAGCGTGGAGGAGATATATGACAGCGTCGTCGAGTATGGAAGGGCCTTGGGAATACTTCCCTACTAA
- the LOC123054725 gene encoding uncharacterized protein translates to MMWGVAAAVASAAAVAVASGAELLACDCAPTEPAAAVAVGRCDEFLLRQRESSAPSGASGGSGTDDKFAPRFDGLRFIETLVTAHR, encoded by the exons ATGATGTGGGGCGTCGCAGCCGCCGTCGCCTCCGCGGCCGCCGTCGCCGTGGCCTCCGGCGCCGAGCTCCTCGCCTGCGACTGCGCCCCgacggagcccgccgccgccgtcgccgtcggcagATGCGACGAGTTCCTCCTCCGCCAGCGG GAATCCTCGGCGCCGAGCGGGGCGAGCGGCGGCTCCGGCACGGACGACAAGTTCGCGCCGCGGTTCGACGGCCTGCGCTTCATCGAGACGCTCGTCACGGCGCACCGCTGA